Proteins encoded together in one Thamnophis elegans isolate rThaEle1 chromosome 10, rThaEle1.pri, whole genome shotgun sequence window:
- the TM4SF19 gene encoding LOW QUALITY PROTEIN: transmembrane 4 L6 family member 19 (The sequence of the model RefSeq protein was modified relative to this genomic sequence to represent the inferred CDS: deleted 2 bases in 1 codon) yields MLSCTLKAINSHQFLMPCLETSITSTHTGSNHWWEEALSSPTTPFICIQFIKRISSAMCVGTCTRILGPCLLILGFLSITANILLLFPNWEWCYLSLGQISKRAMLMPGVWGGGLLVFPAAIQITGIGWRWKYFSSSGTCCKMFLSILLSGLALLGSATCFILSGSGLTEGPLCLYNSTLNHNKVQQWGYPFLEMDYPVFNHGVQNYLYDPSLWNSVCIKPQNIVGWNVYFFSSLLVVSMVEMVLAALQIINGCFGCVCGLCEQKK; encoded by the exons ATGCTTTCCTGTACTTTGAAGGCTATAAATAGTCATCAATTTTTGATGCCTTGTCTAGAA ACTTCTATCACCTCTACTCATACTGGCAGCAACCATTGGTGGGAAGAAGCTCTAAGTAGCCCTACAACTCCTTTCATCTGCATTCAGTTTATCAAAA GAATCTCTTCTGCAATGTGTGTGGGGACTTGTACTCGGATCCTGGGCCCATGCCTCCTTATCTTGGGCTTTCTTTCCATTACTGCTAATATTCTCCTACTCTTTCCCAATTGGGAATGGTGTTACCTAAGCCTGGGCCAAATATCCAAGAGGGCAATGCTAATGCCAGGGGTGTGGGGAGGAGGCCTGCTG GTTTTTCCTGCTGCAATTCAGATCACAGGTATTGGATGGAGGTGGAAGTACTTCAGCAGCTCAGGAACTTGCTGTAAG ATGTTTCTTTCCATTCTGCTATCAGGATTGGCTCTCCTGGGATCAGCGACCTGTTTTATTTTGTCTGGTTCAGGCTTGACGGAGGGGCCTCTGTGTCTCTATAATTCCACCCTCAATCACAACAAGGTGCAACAGTGGGGCTACCCGTTTCTTGAAATGGACTACCCCGTCTTCAACCATGG GGTTCAGAATTACCTGTATGATCCTTCCCTTTGGAATTCAGTTTGCATCAAGCCACAGAATATTGTTGGCTGGAATGTgtatttcttctcttccctcctagTCGTCAGCATGGTTGAAATGGTCCTGGCTGCTCTCCAAATTATCAATGGCTGTTTTGGATGTGTCTGTGGCTTATGTGAACAGAAGAAATAG